Genomic segment of Porites lutea chromosome 13, jaPorLute2.1, whole genome shotgun sequence:
GCCAAAGTGTTGTTGTCCGTGTCCTGGTAGCAGACCTACGTTCGCTTTCCTTAAGAATCAGTGGGCGTGTTTGGACAATCAGTTTATACGAGTCTTACAAGGTACGAAGATGAAGTAATTCCCAAAATCATGTTGGAACAATTTATTTGCAGTTCGACCATGGGCATAATTATAGTTGGCATTTGATGCATAATATCTTTAATTACTACTTAATCAGGTTTGAAATCTCGGTCAAGCAATAACAGCGTTGGTGAAAAAGGTCACAAAAAGACAAAGGTCAAAGTTAGAATTGTGATAATATTTAGTGCCTAAGCATTTACTAGTCATGCTCTACGTGCCTACAGGCACACGCATACGCATCATATTTTCTACCTAAAAATAGGTACACGTACAGGTTAACTCTCATAGTTACGAGGTATACGTATTCATACGTACTAAATATTGCTTTTGGTTGCTCATTACATAACAGACTGCAACCACACAAGCTATTTTTTGAATGAGCCAAGGAATCCTCCAAGAGAGTTATGGGCGTTACAAACCTCTCTCTCAATGTCAACCAATATTCCGAATAATGGCCTACAAAGCTGTGAGGTGTTGCCAAATTCTTCGTGGTATCTTGGGTGCAATGGGACGCGAGTGAAGTCACCTCTCTATCAAAGGAAGATGAACGACCTGTTTGCATTAACCAATGACTTTGGTGATGTTGTATTCAACTACGTCTCTCTAGAGGtacgaaaatgtcttttatatcGATATGTCAGAACAGGTGAGGTCAGAAACCATCACGAGAAGGTTGACGGCTTCATTCTTATatattttcagtaaaaaaacaaaagaaatgataaTTTCGGTGTGAATATATTTTGCAAGGAGCACTTATAAAGGAGAGTGATTTTACGCCTGCGTTTGAAGGCATACTAAGTATTTGCACGTGGGTATCTGAGCCAATAAAAGTaccatcaaaaaaaaaaaaaaaaaaaaaaaatcaaaccattcgaaaataaaataatatagaTAAATATATATGATTTTCCATACAGTATGAGATGCTGTACGGAATGTTTTACCCAGACAATTGAGCTTTATGTGGAAAGGCCAAGTTGGGAAACAGTGCTCAAGATTACAAATGCCATGCATTAACCTCGATTAAACGGAAAATTAGTTGAAGGGATAGAATGGAGTATAACATCGTAAAGCAGCGCCGCCTCAAGATAATGAACTAAAAGTTACAAATGTTCAAACTGAAATCTCAACATTTCTAAATACATTTTCTTCACAGGTTAAAGGTGGTGTTCTAAACGCACATTTGCTTGAGGGGAAAATTATCAACCTTGCTATACGATGCAACCTATCAAACAGCAATGCCCAGTTTCACAGCTGCCTGATGTTTAAATTAAAGGGGCAACAAATATGTAAGTTTTTTCCTCAGTGGATATCCGTTTTTCAGTATTCAATGGTTATGATGATCTCTGAGCCGCCGTGAAAGCATTGAGATTTGTTcgcgtttttttaaaattttctgacaGTTATTGCCGGATTGCGCGTAAAATGCAGCTATGAACACTGATACTGGCCACATGATATCTTAAATTTTCAGAGGCAATCAAAGACTAACTGTAAATGTATTTCATCAGGTCCTGAGCCAGAACCTGAGCTATATACTCGCACCACTAGAAGTCCCGGGATTCAAAATCCAAACCGAAATATTTCTCCTAACCACGTAAACACATCTTCGTCACCTGGCAACGTAAGTATAGAGGGAAAGAAGCCTATGACATGACATCTTCGCGGCACTTTCACGCGATGTCAGTGATACACGAGGCCTGTTGCTCACGTGATTTGAAGTGGCCTCGTAACCCTTTTGCAGTGGGgtcttaaaaacaacaacaacaacaagaaggaCAGCAACAACAGTTAACAACAAAAAGCGAGATTTTTTGGGTGTTGCTTGGTGTTGCGGAAAACACACtttgttcgcttgtttggtgTTGTGTGGGTATTGTACcgtgtcttttcaatcttttttattatgtcatttggtgattgcactCGTCTTCAACACTAAGAAACTACCCATTTGTTTGTTGAAAATCACTATCATAACAATTtcgtccccctccccccacccccaaaaaaATGTTAGTTGCAAAAGGCCTTTTCAAATTTCGTCGAGAGCATTTTAAACGAAATTAAATTGGGATTAAGTTTGCAAAAGCAAGGAGTGAAAATACTAGGTTTAATACACCGGTAATAATGCGTAATTTTTCACTATAATCGTACCATTACTTCGTCGTTAGGTTGACTTTCGTCCCAGCCCAGGCCATGCTGGCGTCTTAGAAGGTAAACGGATCATAGGAGTCATAGCAGCCATCATTGTCTCCATTGCATTCCTAACTGTGATTATCGTCTCCTTGTTTTATCGCCGCCGGCAGCCATCAAAGTAGGTAGAACTTGACACTAGTAAATAACTGCAACAAGACCAAATGTTCCACTCTTAGTGGGTCTGTTTGCAATCATCGGATATTGGGCTAAGggctggttcagacgccgtattTTTCATGCGCCGAATCTAATTAAATAAGTTCGACTTTAGAGCGACACTGGCgtgacatctgattcagacggcccACTGTGTATCGAGCCtaagactctgtcgaacttaacgcttttgccgcaccaaactaaaactagGGTACCGAATTCATTCCCAACGcggctcttttgccgtactcaATTCATCAGTTATAGGTTCGGTatatgagtggagcggcgtctgaaccgggcctaagacAAATGACGCCTGACTCTACGTTCACACGGAATTTTGAACGGCTAGGCCTCTACCGTTGGTTAAAAACGTGTGAACAAAACACCCTAACGCACGGATTTTCAACCAGTACCGTGTAAAGTGAGTTGGACCACGTCCCAAGCAGTCTTTACCGCCTAATTGATTATTAACACGTGGAAAAGCTTGCGGAGGAGATAGGAAAAAGGAAGTAGGGAAAAGAGATACAACAAGCATAATATAGTATTAATATTACGCGACCGTTAACGTCACCAGTCTTACAAATGATGAAAGAAGACCCTGGACAAGTCAGACACGAAATCAGTGGCCGCCTACCCGAGTTCGTCAACAGAAATAAAATCACCCCCTAAATTCATCCTtagcttttcttttactttaaaaacGCAAAGACAACAAAATGGACAAATATTTCTCTAATATTAgtaatttttccttttcgttttcaCAGTAAGAAagctaaaacaaataaaggaaGAGTCAATGGCCATTTTCAGGTGTGTGAGGGCATGGTAAAGACAGTTGCTAGTTACAGTCAGTCTTGAGAACAATGCATGATAAAACCCGTTTGTAGTTTTCAATTAAATCccctatagagtgttttcaatAGACAGCAGCTATGACAAATTTATTGTGACAAATGAAAGCGTTTCCACTACAGTATTGTTTTGTTAAATTAACATGGCCGCCTCTATATTATTAGGAGACATCTGCCACGTTGGACAACATGGTGGTCGTGACGTCATGCAATAAGGCtctatttgtagtttttttgcATTAACAGTTTTGAGCATGTtccatgatgatgatgatgaatgatAAAGAACACACGAGTGTACAGTTTACAAAATGTGTGCCGGTtcgctatctaaacagttcaagccccgtgcaaacggacgcaacttTTGTTGGCCAGCAACTCTCAatattgttgggagttgttgtgtccgtttgcacgtatAGTAGCTAAAAATTTGACTGctttcaaactttgcacaacaactcccaacaacacgcaacagggtgtgcaaacggacgcaacatgtaacattcaacaatgttgcgtccgttgcGCGTAGCATCATAGTAAACGAAAATTTAGAAATTAATGATTAGGTATTCAACATCCTTTTGCTTGTATTCTATACTTCATAGGATGCTGTAGTGATGAACAGGCAATCAAACTCAACGATTCAGCAGGAAAATAAGAACGAGTACAACGAACTCAGTAACTGGGCAACAAGACAACCGCGTAAGTAGGCATGCACTATAAAATATGATCACTTTATTACACTTCAAAGAAGCTTATATACAAGCAATTCTTTACAGTTACTCCAAGAAAAAatgttgaatttgttttttttttctattgacttctattttattttcagaaatcTATGCTAGAAAATACAACGTCCCTCTGCGCCGAGAACACAATGGAATAGGTCATAACACAGTGCTCCCTCTAAACCCTCCCGTGgaagaaaatatgaaaaggTCAGAGAATAGCCGAGAGCTGGATCCGGACTATAAGGATTTCGAACAGCAATTTACTAAGGGGAAAACGGGTTTACAGAACGGTTGTATCAGGTTAGACCAGCCAGTCTACAATATCCTGGAGGAACTTCCCACTCAAGGAGAACCAAATATGAATATGAATAGGCCAGAGAATAGCCGAGAGCTGGATCCGGACTATGAGGATTTCGAACAGCAATCTACTGAGGGCAAAACGGGTTTACAGAATGGTTGTACCAGGTTAGACCAACCAGTCTACAATATCCTGGAGGAACTTCCCACTCAAGGAGAACCAAATATGAATATGAATAGGCCAGAGAATAGCCGAGAGCTGGATCCGGACTATGAGGATTTCGAACAGCAATCTACTGAGGGCAAAACGGGTTTACAGAATGGTTGTATCAGGTTAGACCAACCAGTCTACAATATCCTGGAGGAACTTCCCACTCAAGGAGAACCAATGACACTTAATAACTGTGATAATAAAGCACTAAAGCAGGTTTTGCAGAAACTGCATCCTAAAAACGCTACAGAGAATAGTAACGGCGGTTGTTCTACGTCAAAAGGACATTTATCCGTCAAAGATCCAAAGGAACCGATGAGTGATGGTACTGAACGGGAGTACAAAGTTTTGGAAGGGCCCATTGCTGAGGGAGACACCTTTCACCATGGTGCCAACCCATCTAAAGGACCCCTTTATTACACGCAAGAGGAGCCTCGTCAAAATGATCCTCATGGggagcaagaaaaaaattatcaacacCAAGGTGACAGAGTCTACCATGTTCTCGAGGAAAACACTTACCTGAATACATTTCAGTTCCCAAACGGGACTTTTTAGGCGAGAAGCGCCAAATATCAAACAATAGAGGAACCTGCTGAGGTGGCAATTCCCACTTGCCGAATAAATACAGTCGAATCTTCCAAAGCGACTACCCAAAATTCACAATAAAACAGATAGCTTTTCGTATCGTCACGAAAATCTTTCCGGTGTAGTATGAACACCTACCTGATATCTCCACTATAGAGATTGGCGCGGTTCAATTTCGCTCCGTTACGAAATCGCCCCGAAATCACCTTTCTTatatgtgaacagaagccctatccggtatggtttctGTGCCGGCGCAAGTTATCAAGTATACTGTGAACATAGTGGTCGTTTAGCAGAGGTTCTCTATTAAAAGAAtgtagtatatactaaaacagtggatagtgtttttcgcgcgctctgattggctactcaatcagtgaatatcctgcactattcactgattcacctccagttcctccagcgagcgacgccaaactcgctaAGTTGCGAgtaaaatgccttcccggtttgctgccgtaacaaacaaagaaatttcacaaataatcaagcaagctgttcccgaaatacatgaagaaggtgacaaagtttggtttggaagttttaacaggtaaagctttctctttttgacttgaatttagcGAACCggtgaaaaaggtttttgtttacaaatgcaaattaaggtTAAGTCGtgcgttactttatttggttgacttgttcataaa
This window contains:
- the LOC140922214 gene encoding uncharacterized protein; the protein is MNRQSNSTIQQENKNEYNELSNWATRQPQIYARKYNVPLRREHNGIGHNTVLPLNPPVEENMKRSENSRELDPDYKDFEQQFTKGKTGLQNGCIRLDQPVYNILEELPTQGEPNMNMNRPENSRELDPDYEDFEQQSTEGKTGLQNGCTRLDQPVYNILEELPTQGEPNMNMNRPENSRELDPDYEDFEQQSTEGKTGLQNGCIRLDQPVYNILEELPTQGEPMTLNNCDNKALKQVLQKLHPKNATENSNGGCSTSKGHLSVKDPKEPMSDGTEREYKVLEGPIAEGDTFHHGANPSKGPLYYTQEEPRQNDPHGEQEKNYQHQGDRVYHVLEENTYLNTFQFPNGTF
- the LOC140922215 gene encoding uncharacterized protein: MMLTILISSVLVFHIFVGYALEDAYVITRNSGPKDQVWNGKDSFEIPPSKCNPLTASIADECELLGADAPASDMPKCCCPCPGSRPTFAFLKNQWACLDNQFIRVLQDCNHTSYFLNEPRNPPRELWALQTSLSMSTNIPNNGLQSCEVLPNSSWYLGCNGTRVKSPLYQRKMNDLFALTNDFGDVVFNYVSLEVKGGVLNAHLLEGKIINLAIRCNLSNSNAQFHSCLMFKLKGQQICPEPEPELYTRTTRSPGIQNPNRNISPNHVNTSSSPGNVDFRPSPGHAGVLEGKRIIGVIAAIIVSIAFLTVIIVSLFYRRRQPSK